One Carassius auratus strain Wakin chromosome 3, ASM336829v1, whole genome shotgun sequence genomic region harbors:
- the LOC113055521 gene encoding ER lumen protein-retaining receptor 3-like, whose product MNIFRLSGDVCHLVAIIILFLKIWRSKSCAGISGKSQVLFALVFTTRYLDLFTSFISVYNTIMKVVYLVLAYATVSFIYFRFRNSYDSEGDSFRVEFLLVPVAGLSFLENYAFTPLEILWTFSIYLESVAILPQLFMITKTGEAESITTHYLFFLGLYRTLYLANWVWRYHVEGFFDQIAVVSGVVQTIFYCDFFYLYFTRVLRGSGKMSLPMPV is encoded by the exons ATGAATATCTTCCGACTGTCTGGAGATGTTTGTCATCTGGTCGCCATCATTATTCTGTTCCTGAAGATCTGGAGATCCAAATCATGCGCAG GTATTTCTGGCAAGTCTCAGGTGCTGTTCGCACTGGTCTTCACCACCAGATATCTGGACTTGTTCACATCCTTCATCTCTGTCTACAACACCATCATGAAG gtgGTCTATCTGGTCCTGGCGTACGCCACCGTCAGCTTCATCTACTTCCGCTTCAGGAACTCGTACGACTCTGAGGGCGACTCGTTCCGCGTGGAGTTCCTGCTGGTGCCGGTGGCCGGTCTGTCGTTCCTGGAGAACTACGCCTTCACGCCGCTGGAG aTACTGTGGACGTTCTCCATCTATCTGGAGTCGGTGGCCATCTTGCCGCAGCTCTTCATGATCACGAAGACAGGCGAGGCCGAGTCCATCACCACACACTACCTGTTCTTCCTGGGCCTGTACCGCACGCTGTACCTCGCTAACTGGGTGTGGCGCTATCACGTGGAGGGATTCTTCGACCAGATCGCCGTGGTGTCTGGCGTCGTCCAGACCATCTTCTACTGCGATTTCTTCTATCTGTACTTCACCAGAG TGCTGAGAGGAAGTGGAAAGATGAGTTTGCCGATGCCAGTGTGA